A region of Myxococcota bacterium DNA encodes the following proteins:
- a CDS encoding heme NO-binding domain-containing protein produces MYGLVNRAIEELVLEQAGPAAWNQIRKRAQLQIPGFVSMQAYPDAITYALVGAASQVLDIAPSELLRAFGRHWILFTGREGYGSLLEAAGQDLREFLLNLDALHARLGLSMPELVPPSFSVEEADGALRVEYRSTRVGLAPMVVGLLEGLGELFDEPVSVEHVQTRDEERHDVFVVRPKAP; encoded by the coding sequence GTGTACGGACTGGTCAACCGAGCGATCGAAGAGCTCGTCCTCGAGCAAGCGGGGCCCGCGGCCTGGAACCAGATCCGCAAACGAGCCCAGCTCCAGATCCCGGGATTCGTCAGCATGCAGGCGTACCCCGACGCGATCACCTACGCGCTGGTGGGCGCCGCCAGCCAGGTCCTCGACATCGCTCCGTCCGAACTGCTGCGCGCGTTCGGGCGCCACTGGATCCTCTTCACCGGACGCGAGGGGTACGGCTCCCTGCTCGAGGCCGCGGGGCAAGACCTGCGGGAGTTCCTGCTCAACCTCGACGCCCTGCACGCGCGGCTCGGGCTGTCGATGCCCGAGCTCGTGCCGCCTTCGTTCAGCGTCGAGGAGGCCGACGGCGCGCTCCGTGTGGAGTACCGATCGACGCGGGTCGGCCTGGCACCGATGGTGGTCGGTCTGCTCGAAGGACTCGGGGAACTCTTCGACGAACCCGTTTCCGTCGAACACGTGCAGACGCGCGACGAGGAGCGCCACGATGTCTTCGTCGTGCGCCCGAAGGCGCCCTGA
- a CDS encoding TIGR03619 family F420-dependent LLM class oxidoreductase yields the protein MRFTYAESMIDPNQYCPLAIEAEQAGFDSFTVPESILYPKESDSKYPYTPDGDRDFLDGMPFIEPFVLMGAMGAVTEKIRFTTFVVKLPMRHPVLAAKQATSVAAMTNNRLGFGVGLSPWPDDFAALGVPWEKRGKRLNESIEILRGLQTGEYFGYDGEIFQIDPIKLCPAPTKPIPILIGGHSEPAFKRAARLGDGWMHGGGGQASDFESAIQRIQELRAEYGRDREPFEIHVISMDAYTPDGIKRLEDLGVTDAIVGFRNAYAPDTTTLQQKVDALRGFADKVIAKVR from the coding sequence ATGCGCTTCACCTACGCCGAATCGATGATCGACCCGAACCAGTACTGCCCGCTCGCGATCGAGGCAGAACAGGCGGGCTTCGACTCGTTCACGGTGCCCGAGAGCATCCTCTACCCGAAAGAATCCGACTCGAAGTACCCCTACACGCCGGACGGCGACCGCGACTTCCTCGACGGCATGCCCTTCATCGAGCCCTTCGTGCTGATGGGCGCGATGGGGGCCGTCACCGAGAAGATCCGCTTCACCACCTTCGTGGTGAAGCTACCCATGCGCCATCCGGTGCTGGCGGCGAAGCAGGCCACTTCGGTCGCCGCGATGACGAACAATCGCCTCGGCTTCGGCGTCGGGCTCTCGCCCTGGCCCGACGACTTCGCCGCACTCGGTGTGCCCTGGGAGAAGCGCGGCAAGCGACTGAATGAGTCGATCGAGATCTTGCGCGGCCTGCAGACGGGTGAGTACTTCGGCTACGACGGAGAAATCTTCCAGATCGACCCGATCAAGCTCTGCCCGGCACCCACGAAGCCCATCCCGATCCTGATCGGTGGCCACTCGGAGCCTGCCTTCAAGCGCGCCGCGCGACTCGGTGACGGCTGGATGCACGGTGGCGGCGGGCAGGCGTCGGACTTCGAGTCCGCGATCCAGCGCATCCAGGAGCTCCGCGCGGAGTACGGCCGCGATCGCGAGCCCTTCGAGATCCACGTGATTTCGATGGATGCCTACACCCCCGATGGCATCAAGCGGCTCGAGGATCTCGGCGTGACCGACGCGATCGTGGGCTTCCGCAACGCCTATGCCCCCGACACGACGACCCTGCAACAGAAGGTCGACGCGCTCCGGGGCTTCGCGGACAAGGTGATCGCCAAGGTCCGCTGA